The genomic window TATCCGGCCGACAAGGTCGGGGTCTATATTCTGGATGACGGCGGACGGCCCGAGTTCAGGCGGTTCGCCAAATATGCAGGTTGTGGATACCTGACCCGACCCGACAACGCCCATGCCAAGGCCGGTAATCTGAACGCCGCCCTGCCGCGCACCCAGGGCGAACTGATCTGCATCTTCGACTGCGACCACGTCACTACGCGCGCCTTTCTGCAGATGACGGTGGGCTGGTTCCAGCGGGATGCGGAGTTGGCTCTGCTGCAGACCCCGCACCATTTCTATTCGCGCGATCCGATCCAGCGCAACTTCACTATAATGGGCGAACTGCCGGGCGAGGGCGAGCTGTTCTATGACGTGGTGCAGGACGGCAACGACTTCTGGAACGCCTCGTTCTTCTGTGGATCCTGCGCCATCATTCGCCGCTCCGCCCTGGAGGAGGTCGGCGGGTTCGCCGGCGAGACCGTCACCGAGGACGCCCATACGGCCCTGAAGCTTCAGCGGCTGGGCTGGCGATCGGCCTATCTGAACATCAAGCTGTCGGCGGGTCTGGCGACCGAGAAGCTGGCTCTGCACATCGGTCAGCGCGCGCGATGGGCGCGGGGCATGTCGCAGATGCTCAGGATCGACAATCCGTTGCTGGGTCCGGGCCTGACCTTGCCGCAGCGGCTTTGCTACCTGAACGCCATGTTGCACTTCCAGTTTCCGCTGCCGCGCATCGTCTTCCTGACGTCGCCGCTTGCGTTCCTGCTGGCGGGTCAGAGCGTGATCCATGCGGCGGCGCCGATGATCTTCGCCTATGCGGCGCCACACCTGTTCGGCGCCATGATCGCCACGCACCGGGTGCAGGGCGGCAGTCGGCGGTTGTTCTGGAGCGAGATCTACGAGTCCCTGCTGGCCTTCCACCTGCTGCGGCCGACGCTGGAGACGCTGATCAATCCCAAACTGGGCAAGTTCAACGTGACGGCCAAGGGCGGCGTGATCGACAAACCCTTTTTCGACTATGGGAGCGTCATGCCGCACATGGTGGCGGCGGCGTTGCTGGCCGCCGGTCTTTGCGCCGGCTTCGGTCGTCTGGTGCTCGGAACTGCTGATGTCTGGACGGTGGTGATGAACATGGCCTGGTCGGTGTTCAGCCTGTTGATCCTGATCTCGGCGATCATGATCGGCCGCGAGTCCCGCCAGTCCCGGCACAGCGTCCGCGTCGAGGCCGCCTTGCCCGTCACTCTATTTTTCGACAATGGCGCGGTGATCGACGCCGTGACCGAAGACGCCTCCATCGGGGGTCTGGCGGTTCGGATTCCCAGCGACCTTGACCTGTCGAACCTGGCCGTAACGGAGGTCGAACTTCGCACGGGCGGTGAAAATCTGGTGCTGCCGGTAAAGGCGGCGGGGGCAGGGGCCGGCCTGCTGCGGATGCGGTTCCTGAAGCTATCGTTCGAACAACGTATGGGGCTCAGCGTCGCCGTCCTGGGGCGTTCCGACGCCTGGGAAACGGAAGATCGGAAGCTTGAAAATTCTATGGTGAAAGCAGCCTGATGACTGTCGGTCCCAAGTCAAATCTCCGTCGTCGGTCGGGCCTGGCGCGCGGCCTGAACGTTTCTGGTCTGGCGCTGATGCTTGTCATCTCGCCGGTCGCTGGCGCTACGGCGCAAACGACCAGCGCCATTCGCGGCGTCGACGGCGGCGTCCGATCCGACGCCATCGGATCCACGCCCCAAGTCTCGGCCGAGGTGCAGGCGCGGATGAAGACCGTGGCGACCGTGGATCTCCTAGGTCAGGGTCAGAGGCACGTTCGCGCCAGCCTGCGCGATCTTCAGGTCCGTCAGAACGTGCGTCTGCGCGGCGTCGATGGCGAGGTCGGCGTTCCGTTCGGCGGTCGCGCCGACGAAATCCTCAAGTCCGGCCAGCTGGTGCTCGATTTCGGCTATTCGCCTTCCATGCTTCCGGATCTCAGCAGCCTGACGGTGCTGATCAACGACGAGGTGGTTCGCAGCGTGCCCTTGCCCAAGGCGGGCGCGGACCGAACCCGGATCGAGGTGCCGATCGATCCATCCCTGATCGTGCCCGGCGACAACCGCCTCAACCTGCGCCTGATCGGCCACTACACCCGCGACTGCGAGGATCCGCTGCATTCGACTCTGTGGGCCAATGTCAGTAATGTTCGCTCGTATCTAGACTTGAACTTCCAGAAGGTCGGCGGCGCGCCGAACCTTCAAACCTATCCCGCGCCCTTCTATGACGCGCACGACATTGCGCCGCTGAGGCTGCCGTTCGTGTTCGGCGGCGAGCCCTCGAATGGCGATCTGGAAGCTGCGGCGGCGATGGCCAGCGCCTTTGGCGCAATGGCCAGCTATCGCGGTTTCAGCTTCCCGGCCTCGGTCGGCAGCTTGCCGGATGGCGATTCTATTGCCTTCATGACGCCCGACCACATGCTGCCAGAGCTGGCCCGGACCATCACCGGACCGTCGGCGGCGATCCTTCGCCATCCGCGCGATCCCTACAACACGGTCCTGTTGATCATGGGCCGCGACGCGACAGAACTGAAGCAGGCCGCAGCAGGGCTGGCCTATGCCCAGGGTAGTCTGAGCGGCGACTACGTCGACCTGTCGGGCGGCGCCGCCCCCGTTTATGGCCCGAACAGCGCGCCACGCTGGCTGACGATCGATCGTCCGGTCCGTCTCGGCGAGCTGGCCGAGACCAAGAACCTGACGGGGATGGGGCTTCAGCCCGGCCGTCTGGCCGCGACCTTCCGTCTGGCCCCCGATCTGTTCTTCTGGCCGGCGGAGGGGGGCAAGCTGAACGCCATCTATAACTATCCGCGCGGAGAGTGGATGGATCGTGAGCGGTCGCGGCTCGACGTGACGGTGAACGGCCAGTACGTCCGCTCGCTGCCGCTACAGACGCGCGAGTTCGGGTTCTGGGGCAAGGAGCTGGGTGTGACTTCGCATCGCTGAACAGCGACGGCGACCCTTCCGGCCTATACCCTGTTTGGCAAGAACGAACTGGGCTTCACCTACGACCTACAGGTCAGCGATCCCGGCGAATGCGTGGGGCAACTGCCCAAGAACGTCATGTCCTCCATCGATCCGGGCAGCACCCTGGACTTCAGCGGCGCTCACCACGCCACGCGTATGCCCAATCTTGCCCTCTTCACAGGCGGGGGCTTCCCATTTACGCGGATGCCCGACCTGGGCGAGACGGCGGTGCTGATGGGCGCCAATCCGTCGGCGGGCGAGATCGAGGCCTTCCTGAACCTGATGGGGCAGTTCGGGGATTCGACCGGCGCCGCCGCGACGCGCGTGGTCGTCATGCGGACCCTGCAACCCAGCCGGATGGCCGACAAAGACATCCTGGTGGTCGGAAGCGCCGATCTGGCGAGGAACGACCAGTTGTTCGAGGATGCGCCGGTGGGGTTCCGCAACGAACGCGTCGAAGTCGCGCGTTTGGCGCCGCTTGAGCGTTTCTTTGGTTGGTTCGCGCCTGAGCGTCGCGACAATCCCGAAGACATTGAAACGGCCGTCGGTCCCGCAAACGGCTTCGAGGGCCTGACCAGCTTCCCGTCGCCCTATTCGAAGGATCGCCATGTCGTGGCGGTTCTAAGCAGCCAGCCGGACGCCTTGCCGCAACTGACCAGTCTGCTGCCCACGGCCGATGCGAAGGCGCAGATCCGGGGTGATCTGGTCGTGCGCAGCGGCACGGAGTTCAAGGCCTATCAGGTGCGTTCGACGCACTGGCGCGGCGAACTTCCATGGTGGCTGGGCATCGGCTACTGGTTCGCGCAGCGGCCGTTCATGCTGGCGCTGGCGGCCATCCTGGCAGCAGTGCTGATCGGCTTCCCGCTTTATTATTCGCTCAAGGCACACGGTCGCAGACGACTGGCGGGCTCCGACCATGAATAGGCTGTGGCCCATGAAGTCTCTGTTGAAACTCTCGGTGGCGAGCGGCGTGGTCCTGCTGGCTCTGGTCGGGCCGATGAACGTCGCCTCCGCCCAAATCGGGTCGGGCGCGGTGGCGGACCTGGTTCGTCAGGGTGACTTCTGGCGTTCGCGCGGACGGGGCGACCTGGCGGCGCAGGCCTATAACCGGGCTTTGCAGCTCGACCCCGGCAATGCCGCCGCCCGACGCGGTCTGGCCGGTCCGGCCCAGGGCCCGGCGCCTGCGGCGCCCGCTCGTCCTGCGCCTTCGACGGGCGACAGTTCGACGACGCAGGCGGCTGCGCCGCGCCAGACCGCTCAACCTCGCGCCAGGACCTCGGCGGCCGATCGCGCCGGGCGAATGCGGGTCGCCGGCTATGCGGCGCTGGATCGCGGCGAGCTGGCCAGCGCGGCGACGCAATTTCAGCAGGCGCTGGCCATCAACGGCCGCGACACGGACGCCCTGGGCGGTCTCGGGGTGACCCGGCTGCGTCAGGAGCGGTTCAGCGAGGCGCGCGATCTTCTTGAACGCGCGTCCCAGGGCGCCGGCGCATCGCGCTGGACAGAAGCCTTGGCGTCCGCACGCTTCTTCGCCTTGCTGGGCGAGGCCGAAACGGCAGGGCAGGCCAACGACAGCCCCCGGTCCGAGGCGTTGCTGAACCAACTGCTCGCCAGCGCCGCAACGCCGGAGCAGAAGTCGCTCGTCGCGGTGCAACTGGGCGATCTGTTGATGCTCCAGTCGCGATACGCCGAGGCCCGCGCCGCCTATGCGCAGGCGGAAGGGACGAGCGCCGACGCCGCCTACAAGATCGCCAATGCCGAAGCCGCGCAAGCGGCCGCCGACGGCAATCCCCAGCGCGCCGAAACCGCTTATCGCGAGGCGCTTGAGCGGGGCGGCGGCGGCGATCCTTGGCTGCGCTACGCCTTCGCCGGTTTCCTGCTGGAACAGGGACGCGCCAGCGACGGCGCCGCCATCATCCAGCCGTTGCAAACCTCTACATCCGCCGAAAGCCTGTATGCGGCGGCCCTCTACTACAATCAGGCCGAACGGCCGGCCGAAGCCCTGCGTCTGTTGCGCCGTGTGCCCGAGGCGGGCCGCACCGCCGAGATGCGGTCGCTGGAGGCGGAGATCGGCCTGGTCGACGCCGAGAAACAGGCCCGCGCCCTGGCGGCATCGGGACGTGCCAACGAAGCCTTGGCCTTGCTGGACCGTCTGAACGTGCCCGGCGCGTCTGTCGGGCAGCAGATCCGTCTGGCCGGCGCCTATTATGCCTTGGGCTCCCACGACCGTGCGGCCTCGCTCGCGTCCGCCGCTGCAGCTCAGCCAGGCGGATCGGCGACCTCGGTC from Brevundimonas fontaquae includes these protein-coding regions:
- the bcsA gene encoding UDP-forming cellulose synthase catalytic subunit → MRRSVSIPTAGDGLRWAGLALATLLAAGLVIAVIVTPLDLGGQWIFAIGMIVPMALLQFRVARRATVVICLISLLASTRYIWWRATNTLTFDHLSEYFLGGGLFLAEVFAWLIHLLGLLQILWPLRRPPVALSGADDDLPTVDIYIPTYNEDLAIVQSTVFAAMAVDYPADKVGVYILDDGGRPEFRRFAKYAGCGYLTRPDNAHAKAGNLNAALPRTQGELICIFDCDHVTTRAFLQMTVGWFQRDAELALLQTPHHFYSRDPIQRNFTIMGELPGEGELFYDVVQDGNDFWNASFFCGSCAIIRRSALEEVGGFAGETVTEDAHTALKLQRLGWRSAYLNIKLSAGLATEKLALHIGQRARWARGMSQMLRIDNPLLGPGLTLPQRLCYLNAMLHFQFPLPRIVFLTSPLAFLLAGQSVIHAAAPMIFAYAAPHLFGAMIATHRVQGGSRRLFWSEIYESLLAFHLLRPTLETLINPKLGKFNVTAKGGVIDKPFFDYGSVMPHMVAAALLAAGLCAGFGRLVLGTADVWTVVMNMAWSVFSLLILISAIMIGRESRQSRHSVRVEAALPVTLFFDNGAVIDAVTEDASIGGLAVRIPSDLDLSNLAVTEVELRTGGENLVLPVKAAGAGAGLLRMRFLKLSFEQRMGLSVAVLGRSDAWETEDRKLENSMVKAA